Proteins co-encoded in one Metabacillus sp. KUDC1714 genomic window:
- the fmt gene encoding methionyl-tRNA formyltransferase, whose amino-acid sequence MTKIVFMGTPDFSVPILRSLVKAGYDIVGVVTQPDRPKGRKKTLTPPPVKVEAENHGIKVLQPEKIRNEVEDVLSLEPDLIVTAAFGQILPKELLEAPKFGCINVHASLLPELRGGAPIHYSILQGKDKTGITIMYMAEKLDAGDILTQVEIRIEERDTVGSLHDKLSEAGVRLLSETIPQLLAGKLTPKKQDDSKATFASNIKREQEKIDWTKTGEEIYNQIRGLNPWPVAFTTYENQPLKVWWGEKMPSKNDSSPGTIIGIDQDGFVVATGNKTAIKITELQPSGKKKMSGEDYLRGTTISVGNKLGDDDEKTTK is encoded by the coding sequence ATGACAAAAATCGTATTTATGGGAACACCTGATTTTTCTGTGCCGATTTTACGGAGTCTTGTAAAAGCAGGCTATGATATTGTTGGTGTTGTAACCCAACCAGATCGACCAAAAGGGCGTAAAAAAACTCTTACTCCGCCACCAGTAAAAGTAGAAGCTGAGAATCATGGTATTAAAGTGTTACAGCCTGAAAAGATTCGAAATGAGGTTGAGGATGTTCTTTCATTGGAGCCAGACCTTATTGTCACGGCAGCTTTTGGACAAATTTTACCAAAGGAATTATTAGAAGCGCCTAAATTTGGCTGTATAAATGTACATGCTTCACTTTTACCGGAATTAAGAGGTGGTGCACCAATTCATTATTCTATTCTTCAAGGGAAAGATAAAACAGGAATCACGATCATGTATATGGCAGAAAAACTTGATGCAGGTGATATCCTTACTCAGGTCGAGATTAGAATTGAGGAGCGAGACACAGTTGGTTCATTACATGACAAGCTCAGCGAAGCAGGAGTAAGGCTTTTGTCTGAAACAATTCCTCAATTACTTGCAGGAAAGCTCACACCAAAAAAGCAGGATGATTCAAAAGCAACCTTCGCCTCTAATATTAAACGTGAGCAAGAAAAGATTGATTGGACCAAAACAGGGGAAGAAATCTATAACCAAATTAGAGGTCTTAATCCTTGGCCTGTTGCGTTTACCACATATGAGAATCAACCTCTCAAGGTATGGTGGGGAGAAAAGATGCCGAGTAAAAACGATTCATCTCCGGGAACAATTATCGGAATTGATCAGGATGGTTTTGTTGTCGCAACTGGAAATAAAACAGCGATAAAAATCACTGAACTTCAACCATCTGGTAAAAAGAAAATGAGTGGAGAAGACTATTTGAGAGGGACAACAATTTCCGTAGGGAATAAATTAGGCGATGATGATGAAAAAACAACCAAATAG
- the rsmB gene encoding 16S rRNA (cytosine(967)-C(5))-methyltransferase RsmB — protein sequence MKKQPNSVRDVAVEILLQVEKNQAYSNLLLNSMIKKHKVNEKDIALLTEIVYGTLQRRETLDYFLAGFLKKAKKIEAWVQILLRISIYQMVYLDRIPERAIFFEAVEIAKKRGHKGIAAFVNGVLRSVQREGLPTFDDISDSVERLAIKTSHPSWLVDKWVKQFGYEETEKMCEVNLMPPSQTARVNQTKTTVDELFHDLTNKGIMVEHGDLSEDAIKGMKGNLALTEAFSKGLLTIQDESSMLVARALNPQEGEKVLDACAAPGGKSTHIAERMKGTGTVHSLDLHEHKVKLIKQQADRLQLENIIPEALDTRLAGNRFEKESFDRILVDAPCSGFGVIRRKPDIKYTKNQEDVLKLADLQHNILQAVAPLLKRDGVLVYSTCTIDKEENSDVVQTFLESHPEFVRDQASVKYLPEKLQPIFQNGEVQLLPHYFGTDGFYIACLRKKG from the coding sequence ATGAAAAAACAACCAAATAGTGTACGAGATGTAGCAGTAGAAATCTTATTACAAGTTGAGAAAAATCAAGCATATAGTAATTTGCTTTTAAACTCAATGATAAAAAAACATAAAGTAAATGAGAAGGATATAGCATTACTCACCGAAATCGTTTACGGAACATTGCAAAGACGTGAAACACTCGACTATTTTTTAGCAGGCTTTTTAAAAAAGGCAAAAAAAATTGAGGCTTGGGTACAAATTTTATTAAGGATCTCCATTTACCAAATGGTTTATCTTGATCGAATCCCAGAAAGAGCAATCTTTTTCGAGGCAGTAGAAATTGCGAAAAAACGAGGTCATAAAGGGATTGCTGCTTTTGTGAATGGCGTGCTCAGATCTGTTCAACGAGAAGGTCTACCTACATTTGATGATATATCTGATTCTGTGGAGAGACTAGCAATTAAAACAAGTCACCCCTCATGGCTAGTTGACAAATGGGTAAAACAATTTGGTTATGAAGAAACCGAAAAAATGTGTGAAGTAAATTTAATGCCACCTTCGCAAACAGCACGAGTTAATCAAACGAAAACAACTGTTGATGAGCTTTTTCATGACCTTACAAACAAAGGGATAATGGTTGAGCATGGAGATTTATCTGAGGATGCAATAAAGGGTATGAAAGGAAATTTAGCCTTAACTGAGGCGTTTTCAAAAGGACTACTTACCATCCAAGATGAAAGCTCAATGTTAGTTGCTAGAGCATTAAATCCACAAGAAGGTGAGAAGGTTTTAGATGCATGTGCAGCTCCTGGAGGAAAATCTACACATATAGCTGAACGTATGAAAGGCACAGGTACTGTTCATTCCCTTGATTTACATGAGCATAAGGTAAAGCTTATTAAACAACAAGCAGACCGATTGCAGCTAGAAAATATTATACCTGAAGCATTAGATACCAGGTTGGCCGGTAACCGCTTTGAAAAGGAGAGCTTTGATCGAATTTTAGTTGATGCTCCATGTTCTGGTTTTGGAGTTATTCGAAGAAAGCCTGATATCAAGTATACGAAAAATCAAGAAGATGTATTAAAGCTGGCCGACCTGCAACACAATATTTTACAGGCTGTTGCCCCTTTATTAAAAAGAGATGGTGTGTTAGTTTATAGTACATGCACAATTGATAAAGAAGAAAATAGCGACGTCGTTCAGACGTTTTTAGAAAGCCATCCAGAGTTCGTGCGGGATCAAGCTTCAGTAAAATATTTACCTGAAAAACTTCAGCCTATTTTTCAAAATGGGGAAGTACAGTTGCTGCCACATTACTTTGGAACAGACGGTTTTTATATAGCATGTTTACGAAAGAAGGGTTAA
- the rlmN gene encoding 23S rRNA (adenine(2503)-C(2))-methyltransferase RlmN, producing MKATRTKKDSEEKKSNPSIYSLELHELEEWLKNNGEKSFRANQIFEWLYTKRATSFEDMSNLSKNLRTLLSENFTLTTLNTLIQQTSKDGTIKFLFELHDGYSIETVLMRHEYGNSVCVTTQVGCRIGCTFCASTLGGLKRNLEAGEIVAQVVKVQQALDEFDERVSHVVIMGIGEPFDNYDEMMSFLKIINHDKGLNIGARHITVSTSGIIPKIYKFADEKLQINFAISLHAPNSELRTQLMPINKAYKLPDLMEAVKYYVDKTGRRVSFEYGLFGGENDQVEHAEELAKLVKGLKCHINLIPVNYVPERNYVRTPKDQIKLFEDTLKKYGVNVTVRREQGHDIDAACGQLRAKERKEETR from the coding sequence ATGAAAGCAACTAGGACAAAAAAAGACAGCGAAGAAAAGAAGAGTAACCCGTCTATCTACTCATTAGAACTTCATGAGTTAGAAGAATGGTTAAAGAATAATGGAGAAAAATCATTCCGAGCAAATCAAATATTTGAATGGTTATATACAAAACGTGCAACTAGTTTTGAGGACATGTCAAACCTTTCAAAAAACCTTAGAACGCTTTTGAGTGAAAACTTTACTTTAACAACACTTAATACTCTTATTCAACAAACATCAAAAGACGGAACAATTAAGTTTCTTTTTGAATTACATGATGGATATTCGATTGAAACGGTTTTAATGAGACATGAATATGGTAATTCTGTATGTGTAACAACTCAGGTAGGTTGCCGGATTGGTTGTACATTTTGTGCCTCAACATTAGGAGGATTAAAAAGAAATTTAGAAGCAGGAGAAATTGTTGCTCAAGTCGTAAAAGTACAACAGGCACTTGATGAATTTGATGAGCGAGTAAGTCATGTTGTTATAATGGGAATTGGTGAACCATTTGATAATTATGATGAGATGATGTCTTTCTTAAAAATTATTAATCATGATAAAGGCTTGAATATAGGTGCTCGCCATATTACTGTTTCAACAAGTGGGATCATTCCGAAGATCTATAAGTTTGCTGATGAAAAGTTACAAATCAATTTTGCTATATCATTACATGCTCCAAATTCGGAATTACGGACTCAACTTATGCCTATTAATAAAGCATATAAATTGCCCGATCTAATGGAGGCTGTAAAGTATTATGTAGATAAAACAGGAAGACGTGTTAGCTTCGAGTACGGACTTTTTGGTGGAGAAAATGATCAAGTTGAACATGCCGAAGAATTAGCAAAATTAGTTAAGGGTTTAAAGTGCCACATTAATTTAATTCCTGTAAACTACGTACCTGAAAGAAATTATGTACGTACACCGAAAGACCAGATTAAGTTATTTGAAGATACGCTTAAAAAGTATGGAGTTAATGTAACAGTAAGAAGAGAACAAGGCCATGATATTGATGCAGCATGTGGACAACTTCGAGCTAAGGAGCGTAAAGAGGAGACGAGGTGA
- a CDS encoding Stp1/IreP family PP2C-type Ser/Thr phosphatase: protein MDTFYLSDRGRVRQHNEDCVGVFENEAGVLAIVADGMGGHLAGDVASQMTISTFKGLWEQVKHIDSPKDAEAWFIEKVSEVNKAVYDHSLSNPECQGMGTTIVGVIITPSFATIGHIGDSRCYLLNHSGYKQVTQDHSLVNELVRSGQISKEDAEHHPRKNVLLRALGTEQTVELDLSTIEFEQDNVLLLCSDGLSNKVSDEEMQEELLKSHSLPEIANSLVKSANDNGGEDNISLVIIKKTANLELGEAPC, encoded by the coding sequence GTGGATACTTTCTATTTGTCAGATAGGGGAAGAGTTAGACAACATAATGAGGATTGTGTTGGTGTTTTTGAAAACGAAGCTGGTGTGTTGGCGATTGTTGCTGATGGAATGGGAGGTCATCTGGCTGGAGATGTTGCTAGTCAAATGACCATCTCTACCTTTAAAGGATTATGGGAGCAAGTGAAGCATATTGATAGCCCTAAAGATGCTGAGGCTTGGTTTATTGAGAAGGTCTCAGAGGTAAACAAAGCTGTTTATGACCATTCTTTATCGAATCCAGAATGTCAAGGCATGGGAACAACAATTGTTGGTGTAATTATAACCCCAAGCTTCGCGACCATTGGTCATATTGGAGATAGTCGGTGTTATCTATTAAACCACAGTGGTTACAAGCAAGTGACCCAAGACCATTCACTCGTAAATGAATTGGTACGGTCAGGACAAATTTCAAAAGAAGATGCTGAACATCATCCTCGGAAAAATGTCCTTTTACGGGCATTAGGCACAGAACAAACAGTAGAACTTGATCTTTCCACGATTGAATTTGAACAAGATAATGTGCTTTTATTATGCTCTGATGGGTTGTCAAACAAAGTTTCTGATGAAGAAATGCAAGAAGAACTTTTAAAAAGTCATTCTCTTCCGGAAATTGCGAATTCGCTTGTTAAGTCAGCAAATGATAACGGTGGAGAGGATAATATTTCTCTAGTCATTATAAAAAAGACGGCAAATCTTGAATTAGGTGAAGCGCCGTGCTAA
- the pknB gene encoding Stk1 family PASTA domain-containing Ser/Thr kinase — MLIGKRISGRYKILEVIGGGGMANVYLAKDMILEREVAMKVLRFDFSNDDEFIKRFRREAQSATSLAHPNVVSIYDVGEEDGIYYIVMEYVDGQTLKQYIQQFAPIHPRKAVNIMVQIVSAIQHAHDNHIIHRDIKPHNILIDHHGNVKVTDFGIAMALSSTTITQTNSVLGSVHYLSPEQARGGLANNKSDIYSIGIVLFELLTGRLPFDGESAISIALKHLQSETPSPKRWNPDIPQSLENIILKATAKDSFHRYDSAEEMEKDLETAFDVSRISEPRFSIPEDFEATKAIPIITNEDIEQSKIEDTIVHSTIDNQKEEPKKNIKQNKKLAKKEKKPKKQKSKLAIFIITTFIILITASVAAFTIIPPMMLPKDIEVPDVSGETYEDAVDILYENGFEVGEPVLVSDEEIEEGYVIKTIPSASEITKEGATITIYESTGKEKVVLDDYVGKNIDRVKSILEIKGFTIDVKEESNEVENAGTILTQSPEIGVEVIPSEETIEFTVSSGPKLEKIENFVGKSKSQVDEYVSSNGFTSIESEEYSNDIPIGHLISQLPEVGTEVVPKDTTLQLVYSLGPEPEPPKKVEKTVEIPYEPEEEGQELVVKISIDDAENSISETYEEFKIIGPQTKRLEFIIAPDESAFYQITIDNKVVASETIPYPEE; from the coding sequence GTGCTAATAGGTAAAAGAATTAGTGGTCGTTATAAAATTCTAGAAGTTATTGGCGGAGGTGGAATGGCAAACGTCTATCTAGCCAAGGACATGATTCTAGAAAGAGAAGTTGCAATGAAGGTATTGCGATTTGACTTTTCTAACGATGACGAATTTATTAAAAGATTTAGAAGAGAAGCACAATCTGCAACAAGCTTGGCCCATCCTAATGTAGTAAGCATATATGATGTCGGAGAAGAAGATGGGATTTACTATATTGTAATGGAGTATGTAGATGGTCAAACCTTAAAGCAATACATACAGCAGTTTGCTCCTATTCACCCGAGAAAAGCGGTTAACATAATGGTACAGATTGTATCAGCGATCCAACACGCACATGATAATCATATTATTCATCGTGACATAAAACCACATAATATATTGATTGACCATCATGGTAATGTGAAAGTAACAGATTTTGGAATTGCGATGGCACTTAGCTCAACAACAATCACACAAACCAATTCTGTACTAGGGTCTGTCCACTATTTATCACCTGAACAAGCTAGAGGTGGATTAGCAAATAACAAATCTGATATCTATTCAATTGGAATCGTATTATTTGAGTTATTAACTGGACGTTTGCCATTCGATGGTGAATCTGCTATTTCGATTGCCTTAAAGCATTTGCAATCAGAGACACCATCACCGAAAAGATGGAATCCCGATATCCCACAAAGCTTAGAAAATATTATTTTAAAAGCGACTGCAAAAGATTCTTTTCACCGCTATGATTCTGCAGAAGAAATGGAAAAAGATCTTGAAACTGCATTTGATGTAAGTCGGATATCTGAACCTCGTTTTTCAATTCCTGAGGATTTCGAAGCAACAAAAGCAATACCTATTATTACGAATGAAGATATTGAACAAAGTAAAATCGAGGATACAATTGTACATTCCACAATAGATAACCAAAAAGAAGAACCAAAAAAGAATATTAAGCAAAATAAAAAGCTAGCAAAGAAAGAAAAGAAACCAAAAAAGCAAAAAAGCAAACTTGCCATCTTTATTATTACCACTTTTATTATTTTAATCACGGCTAGTGTTGCTGCTTTTACAATAATTCCGCCTATGATGCTACCAAAGGATATCGAAGTGCCTGATGTTTCAGGGGAAACTTATGAAGATGCAGTAGATATTCTCTATGAAAATGGATTTGAAGTTGGAGAACCTGTTCTTGTCTCTGATGAGGAGATAGAAGAAGGATATGTCATCAAAACAATTCCATCAGCTTCAGAAATAACAAAAGAAGGTGCAACAATAACGATTTATGAGAGTACTGGTAAAGAAAAAGTAGTGCTTGATGATTATGTTGGGAAAAATATTGACAGGGTCAAATCAATTCTCGAAATAAAGGGTTTTACCATTGATGTGAAAGAAGAGTCAAATGAAGTGGAGAATGCAGGAACGATTCTAACTCAATCGCCTGAAATAGGGGTAGAAGTAATCCCTTCTGAGGAAACCATAGAGTTTACGGTGAGCTCTGGACCTAAGCTTGAAAAAATCGAGAATTTTGTTGGTAAAAGTAAGTCTCAAGTCGATGAATATGTAAGTTCTAATGGATTTACTTCTATAGAATCTGAGGAATATTCAAATGATATTCCCATTGGCCATCTTATTTCACAATTACCAGAAGTAGGAACAGAAGTCGTTCCTAAAGACACAACTTTGCAGCTTGTATATTCTTTGGGTCCAGAACCTGAACCGCCTAAGAAGGTAGAAAAAACCGTAGAAATTCCATATGAGCCAGAAGAAGAAGGTCAAGAGCTTGTGGTTAAAATTAGTATAGATGATGCTGAGAATTCAATTTCAGAAACCTACGAAGAATTCAAAATAATAGGTCCACAAACTAAGCGGTTGGAATTTATAATTGCTCCAGATGAAAGCGCGTTTTACCAAATTACGATCGATAATAAAGTTGTCGCCTCTGAAACAATTCCATATCCAGAGGAATAA
- the rsgA gene encoding ribosome small subunit-dependent GTPase A codes for MPQGKIVKALSGFYYVQDGERMIQCRGRGIFRKNKITPLVGDEVEYQADNDQEGYILEIFGRKNELVRPPICNVDQAILVFSAVEPDFSPALLDRFLVLIEANDIEPILVISKADLIPSEDIKEKVLSYAKDYQNAGYKVLLTSTVESSVEHDLQPILDNKISVFAGQSGVGKSSLLNVLRPDLDLKTDDISTHLGRGKHTTRHVELIAAGSGFVADTPGFSSLDFTGIEVEDLTYCFPEMKERSGNCKFRGCTHVKEPKCAIKEAVDNGEIPQYRYEHYLTFVEEIKDRKPRY; via the coding sequence ATGCCACAAGGGAAAATTGTGAAAGCTCTTAGTGGTTTTTACTATGTGCAAGACGGCGAAAGAATGATTCAATGTAGAGGTAGAGGTATTTTTCGGAAAAATAAGATCACCCCACTTGTAGGAGATGAAGTTGAATACCAGGCAGATAATGATCAAGAGGGTTATATACTTGAAATATTTGGCCGTAAAAATGAACTTGTCAGACCACCTATTTGTAATGTCGACCAAGCGATTCTTGTTTTTTCAGCAGTTGAACCTGATTTTAGTCCAGCGCTGCTTGATCGCTTCCTTGTACTGATTGAAGCTAATGATATTGAACCAATTCTGGTTATTAGTAAGGCAGATTTAATTCCATCTGAGGATATAAAAGAAAAAGTGCTTTCGTATGCTAAAGATTATCAAAATGCAGGGTACAAAGTGCTATTAACTTCTACTGTTGAATCTAGTGTAGAACATGACCTACAACCGATTCTAGATAATAAAATTTCAGTTTTTGCTGGACAATCTGGAGTAGGAAAATCATCGTTATTAAATGTTTTAAGACCAGATCTTGATCTAAAGACAGATGATATTTCAACACATTTAGGGAGAGGTAAGCATACGACAAGACATGTAGAATTAATTGCAGCAGGGTCTGGCTTTGTTGCAGATACACCAGGTTTTAGTTCATTAGATTTTACAGGTATTGAGGTTGAAGATTTAACCTACTGTTTTCCGGAAATGAAAGAAAGAAGTGGGAATTGTAAATTTCGTGGTTGCACACATGTGAAAGAGCCAAAATGTGCGATCAAAGAAGCGGTAGATAATGGAGAAATACCGCAATATCGATATGAACATTATTTAACCTTTGTTGAAGAAATAAAAGATAGAAAGCCGAGGTATTAG
- the rpe gene encoding ribulose-phosphate 3-epimerase, producing the protein MIKIAPSILSANFAKLGLEIKDVENGGADYIHVDVMDGHFVPNITIGPLIVEAIRPVTKLPLDVHLMIEQPDSYIHEFVRAGADIITVHVEACKHLHRTLQLIKSEGIKAGVVLNPHTPIESIQHVLEDIDMVLLMTVNPGFGGQAFIPQVLPKIKQLATIIKEKQLPIEIEVDGGINEETAKLCVEAGATVLVAGSAIYNKPDRHQAIQALKQAIHS; encoded by the coding sequence ATGATAAAAATTGCCCCATCAATCCTATCGGCAAATTTCGCGAAATTGGGTTTGGAGATTAAAGATGTAGAAAATGGTGGTGCCGACTATATTCATGTAGATGTTATGGATGGACACTTTGTACCAAATATTACGATTGGGCCTTTAATTGTGGAAGCAATTCGACCTGTTACAAAGCTTCCTTTAGACGTACACCTCATGATTGAACAACCAGACAGTTATATACATGAGTTTGTGCGTGCAGGTGCGGATATCATTACTGTACATGTTGAAGCATGTAAACATCTACATAGAACCCTTCAATTAATCAAGTCTGAGGGTATTAAGGCAGGTGTAGTGTTAAACCCACATACACCTATCGAGTCAATACAGCATGTTCTAGAGGATATTGATATGGTTTTATTAATGACAGTAAATCCTGGTTTTGGGGGACAAGCTTTTATTCCACAAGTCTTACCAAAAATTAAACAGCTTGCTACAATTATTAAAGAAAAACAGCTTCCGATCGAAATTGAAGTGGATGGCGGAATTAATGAAGAAACGGCCAAACTTTGTGTTGAAGCCGGAGCAACTGTACTTGTTGCAGGTTCGGCTATTTATAATAAGCCTGATCGCCATCAAGCAATTCAAGCCTTAAAACAGGCCATTCATTCATAA
- a CDS encoding thiamine diphosphokinase, whose product MKTIALVAGGPKENLPVLTDYHHEGVIWVGIDRGTLYIQESGLPLTFAFGDFDSITNKERNELTKAFTNLSIFSAEKDKTDTELALEWAVQQSHELIQIFGATGGRIDHMLGNIQLLFKTIKYDSKIEIIDRQNHITLFTPGTYTIKKHKEWKYISFIPISHEVKGITLEGFKYPLNNCHISIGSTLCISNELIHEQGTFSFHDGIILMIRSRD is encoded by the coding sequence ATGAAAACAATCGCACTTGTTGCAGGAGGACCAAAAGAAAATCTCCCTGTATTAACAGATTATCATCACGAGGGTGTTATATGGGTTGGAATTGATAGAGGGACGTTATACATACAAGAGTCAGGATTGCCCCTAACCTTTGCTTTTGGAGATTTTGACTCCATTACAAATAAAGAGAGGAATGAGTTGACAAAGGCTTTCACTAATTTGTCTATCTTTTCTGCTGAAAAGGATAAAACAGATACTGAGCTTGCATTAGAATGGGCAGTTCAACAATCACATGAACTCATACAAATTTTTGGAGCAACTGGCGGAAGAATCGACCATATGCTTGGTAATATTCAACTCCTTTTTAAAACAATAAAGTATGATTCAAAAATTGAAATAATCGATCGTCAAAATCATATCACGCTCTTCACTCCAGGAACATATACAATAAAGAAACACAAGGAGTGGAAATATATATCGTTTATTCCGATTAGTCATGAAGTGAAGGGTATTACGCTAGAAGGATTTAAATATCCATTAAATAATTGTCATATCAGCATTGGATCGACATTATGTATTAGTAATGAACTCATTCATGAACAAGGTACTTTTTCTTTTCATGACGGCATAATATTAATGATAAGAAGTCGAGATTAA
- the spoVM gene encoding stage V sporulation protein SpoVM, with amino-acid sequence MRFYTIKLPKFLGGIVRAMLGSFKKD; translated from the coding sequence ATGAGATTTTATACGATTAAGCTACCAAAGTTTTTAGGAGGAATTGTTCGAGCAATGCTCGGTTCGTTTAAAAAAGATTAA
- the rpmB gene encoding 50S ribosomal protein L28 translates to MARKCVVTGRKTRSGNARSHAMNANKRTWGANLQKVRILVNGKPKKVYVSARALRSGKVERV, encoded by the coding sequence ATGGCACGTAAATGCGTTGTTACTGGTAGAAAAACTCGCTCAGGTAATGCACGTTCACACGCGATGAACGCTAACAAACGTACTTGGGGCGCAAACCTTCAAAAAGTTCGCATCTTAGTAAACGGTAAACCAAAAAAAGTATATGTATCTGCTCGCGCTTTAAGATCAGGTAAAGTTGAGCGAGTTTAA
- a CDS encoding Asp23/Gls24 family envelope stress response protein yields the protein MSIELKTKYGQIDISNEVIATVAGGAAIDCYGIVGMASKNQIKDGLTEILRKENFSRGVIVRQEDETIYIDMYIIVSYGTKISEVAHNVQTKVKYTLDQTVGLAVDSVNIFVQGVRVANS from the coding sequence ATGTCCATTGAATTAAAAACGAAGTACGGACAAATTGATATATCAAACGAGGTCATTGCAACTGTTGCCGGTGGTGCAGCAATTGACTGCTATGGTATTGTTGGAATGGCATCAAAGAATCAAATTAAAGATGGTCTTACAGAAATTCTTAGAAAAGAAAACTTTAGCAGAGGCGTAATTGTACGCCAAGAAGACGAAACAATTTATATTGATATGTATATTATCGTCAGCTATGGTACAAAAATTTCTGAAGTCGCACATAACGTTCAAACTAAAGTTAAGTATACGTTAGATCAGACGGTTGGACTTGCTGTTGATTCCGTAAATATTTTTGTACAAGGTGTTCGTGTAGCGAACTCGTAG